One genomic segment of Sander lucioperca isolate FBNREF2018 chromosome 10, SLUC_FBN_1.2, whole genome shotgun sequence includes these proteins:
- the herpud2 gene encoding homocysteine-responsive endoplasmic reticulum-resident ubiquitin-like domain member 2 protein, whose translation MDSWAVESPVTLVIKAPNQKYEDQTINCFLNWTVERLKSHISNVYPSKPLSKDQRLVYSGRLLQDHLQLRDVLRKQDEYHMMHLVCTSHSPPASPMPRSPSTANSSASDPSSSQAAASASPATTPNQDSQPASSSSSSSSVPGSYDGLRYRGGFPQYNPQGPAGVPQWPDGAQVPLQGDLPANMPPHPMYMPMQMLWWQQMYARHYYMQYQAAVAASQPPNTPPPSSPSSSPHQPAQPNEAVQPPLGPNPAANPLPENQPANPNIQMNAQGGAVMNDDELNRDWLDWLYTVSRAGVLLSIVYFYSSFSRFVMVVGAMLLVYLHQAGWFPFRPEQQNLQGGERARPPQEEAERHQDIQEMERLMDEGMEEDDSGEEGGGGPEDPAQAAAAAALPEPSFLTTAWSFISTFFTSLIPEGRPQPAN comes from the exons TCCTGGGCAGTTGAGAGTCCTGTAACCCTGGTCATTAAGGCCCCCAACCAGAAGTATGAAGACCAGACCATTAACTGCTTCCTCAACTGGACTGTAGAGAGGCTGAAGAGTCACATCTCCAATGTGTACCCCAGCAAGCCG CTGTCCAAAGACCAGCGGCTGGTGTACTCAGGAAGGCTCCTTCAAGACCACCTACAGCTCAGAGATGTGCTTAGAAAG CAGGATGAATACCACATGATGCATTTAGTGTGTACCTCTCACAGCCCCCCAGCCTCGCCCATGCCTCGGAGCCCTTCCACGGCTAACTCTTCTGCTTCTGACCCCAGC AGTTCACAAGCCGCGGCCTCGGCCTCCCCGGCCACCACACCAAATCAGGACAGCCAGccagcctcctcttcctcttcctcttcttctgtcCCAGGAAGTTATGATGGCCTGAGGTATCGCGGCGGCTTCCCCCAGTACAACCCCCAGGGCCCCGCTGGTGTCCCTCAGTG GCCAGATGGAGCCCAGGTCCCTTTACAAGGCGACCTCCCTGCCAACATGCCCCCCCACCCCATGTACATGCCCATGCAGATGCTGTGGTGGCAGCAGATGTATGCACGCCACTACTACATGCAATA TCAAGCAGCCGTAGCTGCCTCGCAGCCTCCCaacaccccccctccctcctctccctcctcctcgcCCCATCAACCCGCCCAGCCCAACGAAGCCGTGCAGCCCCCGCTGGGGCCCAACCCAGCTGCCAACCCTTTACCTGAGAACCAGCCGGCCAACCCCAACATCCAGATGAACGCGCAGGGCGGGGCAGTGATGAACGACGACGAGCTGAACCGCGATTGGCTGGACTGGTTGTACACGGTGTCTCGCGCCGGCGTCCTGCTCAGCATCGTTTACTTCTACTCCTCTTTTAGCCGCTTCGTCATGGTGGTCGGCGCCATGCTGCTTGTCTACCT GCACCAGGCCGGTTGGTTTCCCTTCAGGCCGGAGCAGCAGAACCTCCAAGGAGGAGAAAGGGCCAGGCCTCCTCAGGAGGAAGCAGAGAGACACCAAGACATACAGGAAATG GAACGTCTGATGGATGAGGGGATGGAGGAGGACGACAGCGGTGAGGAAGGAGGGGGAGGCCCTGAGGACCCGGCCCAGGCTGCTGCCGCCGCTGCTCTCCCAGAACCAAGCTTCCTCACCACCGCGTGGTCCTTCATCAGCACCTTCTTTACCTCGCTCATTCCAGAGGGACGGCCCCAACCGGCCAACTAG